A single Drechmeria coniospora strain ARSEF 6962 chromosome 03, whole genome shotgun sequence DNA region contains:
- a CDS encoding nudix/MutT family protein, translating to MSLPASAGSGDPSMQSRTGRSKQRYNSKGERLVAGVVPLSSDLNHVLLIQSTRRKGWVLPKGGWEDDESCQEAATREAWEEAGITISIDYDLGTIDEKRPPKSSKDRSRYSFFQATVLSEVEDWPEKHKRERQWFTYTQALEELSARPELQEALRRSTMNQ from the exons ATGTcgttgccggcctcggcaggCTCCGGTGATCCGTCGATGCAGTCTCGCACTGGCAGGAGCAAGCAGC GCTACAACTCCAAGGGAGAGcgactcgtcgccggcgtcgtgccCCTCAGCTCCGATCTCAACCACGTTCTCTTGATACAGTCGACTCGCCGCAAGGGCTGGGTCCTGCCCAAGGGTGGATGGGAGGATGATGAGTCGTGCCAGGAGGCCGCCACCCGTGAGGCTTGGGAGGAGGCCGGCATCACCATCAGCATCGACTACGACCTGGGCACCATCGACGAGAAACGGCCGCCCAAGTCGTCCAAGGACCGCTCTCGCTACTCCTTCTTCCAGGCCACCGTCCTGAGCGAGGTGGAGGACTGGCCCGAGAAGCACAAGCGGGAGCGCCAGTGGTTCACCTACACCCAAGCGCTGGAGGAGCTGTCGGCAAGACCGGAGCTTCAGGAAGCCCTGCGACGCTCGACCATGAATCAGTAG